In one Cyclopterus lumpus isolate fCycLum1 chromosome 22, fCycLum1.pri, whole genome shotgun sequence genomic region, the following are encoded:
- the rps6kl1 gene encoding ribosomal protein S6 kinase delta-1: MAKRDYLVEAAKQIRMALDSEVNEDYEAAFSYYKNGVDLLLNGVQLDPNKERREAVKRKTTQYLKRAEEIFITHLQDNLGKGSSHLGGYSSLRFRPIRHLSSPVEDLEMCKVVGVTDKVLIVQSMVNKETFVVKSLVKSSWESRDQSTIIPQGVPYMVKLLRFYVSEDAVYLHLEHVKGGRLFSKLHKLRNEKAKEHPECFTSGQPSIKLKTSYTSPTISTDYQHNSTGSAGVIPDKLSDESPDTDFPTSWDETQQRLESCGTHSYIEETGCLQNTRSAASFYTKLDRLTLNSGSARTQVNTRIHPPAPSLCLHSGETQEQPALPLACSRVSQALDVMSELQTNKAALGLTECSSEFEVAWKVADPVHNCVQMNPYAVTDSHFNSPLGQTPPQTNQTSFAKAGSPNSEINGLSSSPAILHLPLYCQTQICGRASWDTNGSHLGSVLMGNSADVVTDSKRDGSSPTTEERNGMVVLRSTDRAVFSDHTDTIECSVPFSASLCHGIAGKQGAFSGIPSALSGVNKGETRSSQTREGVEEASELLCPGEKVALGREQSFVGWLSSSTTGASSHRGDEEVDDFLKSEESEELGEDQIIEVDGWCHLPRFPVKSSMPTGKAMPTCWGLPEAEVRVWGAQILLALESLHQQGIRCRDLNPKNVLLTSNGKVRLTFFGQWSEVQSEISSKAMEQMYCAPEIGGVARVTEACDWWSLGALLFELLTGMPLWQLHPAGIHSHTQLIIPNHLSAAAASLLTELLQFDAGYRLGSGGGGVSDIKCHPFFSSVSWKALSC, encoded by the exons ATGGCAAAGAGAGATTACCTGGTGGAGGCGGCCAAGCAGATCCGCATGGCACTGGACAGTGAGGTCAATGAGGACTATGAGGCCGCCTTCAGTTACTATAAGAACGGGGTGGACTTGCTGCTGAATGGGGTTCAGC TGGATCCAAACAAGGAACGTCGGGAGGCTGTGAAGAGGAAGACAACCCAATATCTGAAGAGAGCTGAAGAAATCTTCATAACACATCTGCAGGACAACTTGGGGAAGGGAAGCTCTCATTTAGGG GGTTACAGCAGCCTGAGATTCCGTCCAATCAGACACTTGAGTTCACCTGTGGAGGATCTGGAGATGTGTAAGGTGGTGGGAGTGACTGATAAG GTCCTGATTGTCCAAAGTATGGTCAATAAGGAGACATTTGTTGTTAAG AGTCTGGTCAAGTCGAGCTGGGAGAGCAGGGATCAGTCGACCATCATTCCTCAGGGGGTGCCATACATGGTGAAGCTGCTGAGATTCTACGTCAGCGAGGATGCTGTGTACCTGCATCTTGAGCATGTCAAAG GTGGGAGGCTCTTCTCCAAGCTGCACAAGTTGAGGAACGAGAAGGCCAAGGAACACCCAGAATGCTTCACTTCTGGCCAACCCAGCATCAAGCTGAAGACCAGCTACACCTCACCCACCATCAGCACAGACTACCAGCACAACAGCACAGGGAGCGCGGGGGTGATTCCGGATAAATTAAGCGATGAGAGCCCAGACACCGACTTCCCCACCTCATGGGATGAGACTCAGCAGCGACTGGAGAGCTGCGGGACTCACTCCTACATCGAGGAGACGGGTTGTCTGCAGAACACACGTTCCGCAGCATCGTTTTATACCAAGCTCGATCGGCTAACTCTGAATTCAGGCTCGGCGAGGACACAGGTCAACACCCGCATCCATCCACCAGCTCCCAGTTTGTGTTTGCACTCGGGTGAAACTCAGGAACagcctgctcttcctcttgcttgCTCTCGTGTCAGTCAAGCTCTTGACGTCATGTCAGAactgcaaacaaataaagctGCATTGGGACTGACAGAGTGCAGCTCTGAGTTTGAAGTGGCTTGGAAAGTTGCAGATCCAGTTCATAACTGTGTACAAATGAACCCCTATGCAGTGACCGACAGTCATTTCAATAGCCCGCTGGGACAAACCCCACCTCAAACAAATCAGACCTCATTTGCAAAAGCAGGATCACCAAACAGTGAAATTAACGGTTTGAGTTCATCCCCTGCCATTTTGCATCTTCCTCTCTATTGCCAAACCCAGATCTGTGGCAGGGCATCATGGGATACCAATGGCTCACACCTAGGATCTGTTTTGATGGGAAACTCTGCAGATGTGGTCACAGACTCGAAGAGAGACGGCAGCAGTCCCACCACAGAGGAGAGAAATGGCATGGTGGTCCTCAGGAGCACAGACAGAGCAGTATTCTCTGACCACACAGACACCATAGAATGTTCTGTCCCTTTCTCTGCTTCCCTCTGCCACGGCATTGCAGGGAAACAGGGGGCATTTTCAGGGATCCCCTCGGCCCTCTCAGGGGTGAACAAAGGGGAAACACGTTCCAGTCAGACAAGGGAGGGTGTGGAGGAGGCCTCCGAATTGCTGTGTCCCGGAGAGAAGGTGGCATTGGGAAGAGAGCAATCATTTGTGGGCTGGTTGTCCTCCAGCACTACTGGAGCCTCGTCCCACaggggggatgaggaggtggatgatTTCCTTAAATCAGAAGAATCGGAGGAGCTAGGGGAAGACCAGATCATTGAGGTGGATGGCTGGTGCCACCTGCCTCGGTTCCCTGTGAAGTCCTCCATGCCTACAGGTAAGGCCATGCCGACCTGCTGGGGCCTTCCAGAGGCAGAGGTACGTGTCTGGGGGGCTCAGATTCTGCTGGCCCTGGAGAGTCTCCATCAGCAAGGCATCCGGTGTCGGGACCTCAACCCTAAAAATGTTCTGCTCACGAGCAACG GAAAGGTGCGTTTGACTTTTTTCGGACAGTGGAGTGAGGTTCAGTCAGAGATCAGCTCCAAAGCCATGGAACAGATGTACTGTGCGCCAG AAATCGGTGGTGTGGCCAGGGTGACGGAGGCTTGTGATTGGTGGAGCCTTGGGGCTTTGTTGTTTGAACTCTTAACAGGAATG CCACTGTGGCAGCTCCATCCAGCAGGAATCCATTCTCACACCCAGCTGATCATCCCCAACCACCTGAGCGCTGCAGCTGCGTCTCTGCTCACAGAG TTGCTTCAGTTTGACGCTGGCTATCGCTTGGGTTCTGGAGGCGGAGGCGTGAGTGACATCAAGTGTCATCCCTTCTTCAGCAGCGTCTCCTGGAAGGCGTTGAGCTGCTAG